Genomic segment of Sphingomicrobium marinum:
CGCTGTCGACCTGCGCGAGCAAAGTTGTCGGGATATGGATGATCGGGGTGCCGCGGCGGTAGAGTGCTGCCGCCAAGCCGGCAAGATCGCCGATGGCACCGCCGCCGAGCGCGATGACGGGACGCCCGCGCACATGATTGCGGTTCGCGAGCTCGCTGATGACTGCGGCGAGTTGGGTCCAGTTCTTGGCGTCCTCGCCGCGCGGCACGAAGATGGGATCGAGCGGGAGGATATCGGCGACGCGGCTGCCATGAAGTGACCAGATATGTTCGTCGGTGACGCAGGGCAGCGTGGCACCGCTATCGGCAAGCGCCAGGATATCCTCGGCATGGTCGCCAATCGCGCCGATCAGCGCGCGGCTCGTGCCACCTTGGCCGTCATCGAGAAGTATTGCGCTCATTGCCCGTCCAGATGCTCCGTCAGCGCGTCGACGATCGCGTCCACCACGACATCATGCGCCCCCTTACCCGAGCGGACATGGAGATGGGCGTTGGCATAATCGTCGCGCCGCTTGTCGGCCAGATCGGCGAGGATGCGTTTGCGCTGCTTGACGTCGCCTTTCAGCAGCGGCCGCGTGTCCGGGCGGCGGGTGCGTTCGGCCAGTATGTCGATTTCGGCGTCGAGCCAGACGGTGATGGCGCGCTCGTTAAGGAGCTTGCGCGTTTGTTCATCAGTGTAGGCGCCGCCGCCGGTCGCGATCACCTGGATATCGCCTTCGTCGATCAGGCGAGCGACGACGCGGCGTTCGCCATCGCGGAAATCTTCCTCCCCGAAACGTTCGAAGATTTCGGTCGGCGTATACCCCGAGGCATCTATGATCGCATCGTCGCTATCGACAAAAGGCAGGTCGAGCCGCTTTGCCAGGCGGCGTCCGATGGTGGATTTGCCGGCACCCATCAAGCCCACCAGTACGACGGGACGATCGAGGCGCTGGAGTAGCGACTTGGTCATAAGAGGGGCTATACTGACTTAAAAAGCTAAGGCAAAAGCCCAATCATGAAACTTCAATCTGCCTACTCAAAGCCGCGCCGGTCGAAGGTGCCCTTCGTTTTGCTCTTCCTCATCGTCCTGCTGGTCGGTGGGACAGTCTATTTGTCGACGAGCCTCGAGCCGCAACCGACACAGACCATCGAAGAAGAGATTGCGAGCGATGCCGAATAAGCGGATCGCGTTGCTTGCGGGCATAGCGGTCGCGGTGACAGGCGCCGCGCTGGCGCAAGACCGACCGGATTCGTTGTTGCCGCCAGGTTTTGACGACGCGCCGCCGCCGCCGCCTCCTCCGCCACCCCAGCCGCGCGTGCCCGAACCAAGGCCAGCGCCTTCCCCCGCGCCCATTGTCGAAGACGACGACGAGGAGGAAGCGGCCGACGTATCGGTGGCAGAGGTCGAGCGCGAGGACGACGAGGACGACGAGGCCCTTGCCGAGATCGAAACCGCGCCTGCGGTGACGTCGACGGGTGCCATCACTTTCGAGCAAGAACCGTTTGCCAATGCGATCGGGTCCTGGGCGCGTCCTTTCATGCGCGACATGGAAGCGCCGCTGCTTTCGCGCTGGGCACATATCGGTCTTCGCCAGGCGCTGCTGGCGTCGCAGGCGACTCCGCAGGAGCTCGACACGCGTGACTGGATCGCCGAGCGCATCTGGCTGTTGCTACGCATGGGCGAGGCGGATGCCGCGCGCCTCCTGCTCGCGACCGTGCCGCGGCGGTCATATAATGCACGTTTATCGCAAATGGCGCTCCAGGTGGCGCTGGCGACTTCGGATCTGGGGGCAATGTGTCCGGTGCCGTCCTCGCTCGACGATGCCGAACCGGTGGCCGAGCCCTTGGTCGACGCGATATGCGAGGCATTGATCGGACAAGGCGAGCTGGCGGTGGAAACGATCCGCCGCGAACGGCGGGGCGACCGGATCGGCGGTATCGACCTGACGCTTGCGGAAAAACTCGTTGGCGCAGGCTCGGGGACCGGGCGTGCCACGACCATAGAGTGGGACGCGACGCGGCGGCTTACTGCCTGGCGCTATGGCATGGCGACATCGACCGGGCTGTCACTGCCGACAAACTTGCTTGGCATGGCGCAGCCACAATTGCGCGCATGGCACGCCCGCGCATCGCTGCTCGATCCGGCAGAACGGCTCGATTCGGCGCGAATCGCTGCCGGCATGGGCGTCTTTTCCGGGCAAGCGATGACCGATTTCCATTCGCTCATTTACGCCGGGGCCGATGCCAATGAACGCGGCAACCTCGATGCGTGGCAGCTGCGCCTGGCCCATACGGCGGCGAGCAACGAGGACCGGATTGCCGCGATGCGTAGGCTATGGGCTGCGGCGGGCGACGATCCGCTGGCCACGATGGGTGCCCGCGCCACGACGGCGCGCGCTGCGGCGCGCATCATGCCCAACGCCTCGCTTGCAACTGATGGCGATGCGTTGGTTTCGTCAATCATCACGGGCGGCTTCGAAGACGCCATCGGCGCGTGGGTGCCAGTTCTGTCACAGATGGACGAAGACGATGGCGATGCGCTGTGGGGATTGCTGACGCTCGCGGTCGTCGACGCGCGCTCGCTCGATTTGACCGAGGACCGCGTGCGCGATTTCATTCGCCGCGACGAAAGCGAAGGCCAGGTTCGCTCGAAGATGCTTGTTGCGGGGCTTGCAGGTCTGGAACGCATCAGCCCGTCGCTGCTGGCGGAATTGGACGGCGACTACGAACTGGGCATCGGCCGCACGAGCGCGATGACCAATGCGCTTGAACTTGCGGCGCAGCGCGGTGATGCCGGATCTGCGCTGCTGGCGAGCGCCTTTGCGATGCAGGGTAGCGACATGCGCCAATTGCCGCCGCGTTATGTCTACCACGCGGTGCGCGCGCTGCGGGCCACCGGCCAGACCTTCCTTGCGCGGATGGTGGCGGCTGAGGCGTTGTCGCGGGCGTGAGGGAGGCCGACCGCGCGCTGGTCGACCGCTTCCTCGACATGATGGCAGCGGAAGCAGGGGCTTCGGCCAACACGATCGCTGCCTATCGCGCCGACCTCGAGCGGACCGCAGAGGCCATATCGGGACCGATCGGCGAAGCGGATAGCGACGCGTTGTCGGGGTTGGGGGCGAGTTGGTCGCATCTTGCTGCTTCGACCGTGGCGCGGCGCGCGGCATCGTTACGGCGATTTTACGGTTTCCTGTTCGACGAGGGGCTGCGCGATGACGATCCGTCGGCGGCGCTGCCCCGGCCCAAATTGTCGCGGCCGCTGCCGCGTATCCTCGACCCCGACGAGGTTGAGCGCATGTTCGCCGCAATCGAAGATCGCGCCGCCAGCGGCCAGCCGTTAGCGCTGCGCAACCTTGCCCTGCTCGAGCTGCTTTATGGATCGGGGCTGCGCGCGACCGAGCTTGTCTCGCTTCCACGAGCTGCGTTGCTGCGGCGCGAACAGCCATTTCTCATCCTGCGGGGGAAAGGCGGCAAGGAACGGCTGGTGCCGATATCGGATCGCGCGCGCGCCGCGGTCGATGCATGGCTGGAACATTGCCCCGACGGCAAATGGCTGTTTCCGGGTGGAAAGGCGCATCTTTCGCGCGTGCGGTTGTTCCAGCTTGTTCGCGCCATGGCGGCGGAGGCTGGTATCGCGCCCGAACGGGTGAGCCCACACGTGCTTCGCCACGCCTTTGCCACCCATTTGCTGGCAGGAGGCGCCGATCTTCGCGCGCTCCAGGCGTTGCTGGGTCATGCCGACATCGCGACGACCCAGATTTATACGCATGTGGACAGCACGCGCCTTGTCGAGCTGGTCAATCAGCGTCATCCGTTGGCCAACCGATGATTGACGCCGCTGCCAGCCTTATCTACCCGCCAAAGCCGATATGTTGACCTATCTCGATTTCGAACGGCCCATCGCCGAGCTTGAGAACCGCATCGCCGATTTGCGCAAAACCGCTGACAATGGTGAAGTGGACGTGGAGCAGGAAATTCGCCGCCTGGAGGTGAAGACGAAGAAACTGCTGCGCGACACCTACAGCAAGCTGACGCCGTGGCAGAAGGCGCAAGTGGCGCGTCATCCCGAACGGCCGCATTTCAAAAATTATGTCGAAGGACTGACAGAGGAATTCATTCCGCTGGCCGGTGACCGTGCTTTTGCCGATGACCAGGCGATCGTTGGCGGGCTTGCCACGATCGACGGGCGCAAAGTCGTGCTGATGGGGCATGAGAAAGGCGATGATACCGCCAGCCGTCTCAAGCATAATTTCGGCATGGCCAAGCCCGAAGGATACCGGAAGGCAATCCGGCTGATGAAGCTGGCGGACCGGTTCGGTCTGCCGGTGGTCACGCTGGTCGATACGCCGGGCGCTTTCCCCGGGGTTCAGGCGGAAGAGCGCGGCCAGGCCGAAGCCATCGCGCGCGCGACCGAGCAATGCCTTGAGCTCAAGGTTCCCATGGTTTCGGTCATCGTGGGCGAAGGTGGATCGGGCGGTGCGGTCGCGATTGCTGCCGCCAACAAGGTCCTGATGTTCGAGCATGCGATCTATTCGGTGATTTCGCCCGAAGGGTGCGCGTCGATCCTGTGGCGCACGTCAGACAAGGCGGCCGATGCCGCCGAAGCGATGCGCATCACCGCCAAGCACCTGAAGGAACTGGGCGTCATCGATCGTATCGTAAAAGAGCCACTTGGCGGCGCGCACCGCGACCCAGCCAAGGCGATCAGCCGCCTCAAAGACGCCGTCCTCGAGGAAGTGGACGCGTTGTCGGGCATGGATGAGCGCGAAATCCTCTCGCAACGCCGCAGCAAATTCCTGGAGATGGCGTAAGCGCGGAACCCAACGCATTTTTCTTCCGTTGTTGGTGCAAAAGCAGCCACGAGGAGAGTTTTTATGCGTCGCGCCGCCCTGATGATGTCCGTTGCCGCCCTTGCGGTGGCTTCCTGTGCCACGCCCGTTGCCGATCCCACGATCAGCCAGACCGAGTTCCAGCGCGCCAATGAGCAGCATGAAGCGATCGTCGCCGAATTCGGCGGTGCGGTCGGCGGCAGCAAGGCCGCTTATGTCGAACAGGTCGGTGATCGTGTCGCGGTCTATTCCGGCACGCCCAATGCGGCAGCGGCCTACAAGTTTACCACTCTAAACAGCGCGGTCGAAAACGCCTTCGCCATCCCCGGCGGACGCATCTACATCACCCGCCAGCTGATGGGCCTGATGAATGACGAAGCCGAACTTGCCTTCGTGCTTGGTCACGAGGTTGGCCATATCGCGGCAGACCACGCGCAGCTTCGCCAGGCGACTGCACAGCGCAATTCGATCCTGGGCGTGCTCGGGGCGATCGTCGGCGGCGTTGTCGGCGGCGATGTCGGCAGCCTGATCGCGCGCGGTTCGCAATATGGAACCCAGCTGCGCACGCTCAGCTACAGCCGCGACCAGGAATATGAAAGCGACACGCTTGGCATCGGCTACATGACGCAAGCCGGCTACGATCCCGATGCGGGCGCCGACATGCTCGCCGTGCTCGACCGTTCGACCAAGCTTCAGGCGCGCCTCCAGGGCCGCGAGAACCGCACGACGCCCGAATGGGCGCGGACCCACCCGCTGAGCGAGAACCGCGTCGCCCGCGCCGCGCAGCTTGCCGACCAGGTGGCCAATGCGCCGCAGACGCGCAATCGCGATGCATTTCTGGGCCAGATCGACGGCATGTATTTCGACGATGATCCTGCACAGGGCATCATCGATGGTCGCACCTTTACGCATCCTGACCTGCGGCTGCGTTTCCAGGTGCCGACGGGTTTCCAGATGCAGAACAGCACGCGCCAGGTCGGTATCTCCGGAAGCAGCGGACAGGCCATTTTCAGCCTCGCCCAGTATAACGGGAACCTCGACCAGTATGTTGTGCAAGTGATGCGCGGCATTGCCGGTCAGCAGGCCAACATCCAGGTGCCCCAGCCGCGCCGTACCACGGTCAACGGTATTCCGGCCGCTTACAGCACGGCGCGAGTGAATACGCAGAATGGCGCTGTCGATCTGTCGGTGTTTGCCTATGAGTTTAGCAATGACCGGGCGTATCACTTCGCCACGATCACGCGTGCCGGGCAGGGGCTGCAGCCCTTCAGCTCGATGGTCGGGTCGTTGCAGCGCCTGTCGGCACAGCAGGCCGCCGCGGTGCGCCCGCGTGTGATCGATGTCTACACGGTGCGTAGCGGCGATACGATCCAGTCGCTCGCGCGCCGGATGGCCTATAACGATTATCAGGTGGAACGGTTTGCAAGCCTCAACGGGCTCGCGACAAACCAGCAGCTTCGCGCCGGTCAGAAGGTCAAGTTGATTGTCTACGGTCGGCGGTAGGCACCGGCCGCAGCACGGAACTTAAAGGATGTTGGTGGCCTCGTCGGCCACCTTCGTCCACATGCCGTCCGATCCGCCGCCAAGCGCGCGTAAACCGCCCATCATGGCAAGCACGATGAGCGCGGCGATAAGTCCGTATTCAATCGCCGTAGCGCCGCGTTCATCGCGGCGCATGGCGCGGAAAAATATCCGGATAGTATCCACACTATCCTCCTCTGGTCTGGTCCACGAGGAAGCTTTTACAGTATCAAAGGTTAACAACGCCCTCAAAGCGGAAGGTTAATTCCCGTTTTGCGCTAAGGGCGGGGCCCACCCCATGAAGTGCAGGATATCGAACCGTTCTTCGCTTTTGCCGTCCGAGGCGGCCTGTTTGGCGAAATGGGCCTTTGCCGCGGCAAGGGCGGCGCGGTGAAGCGGTTTGCGTGGGCGTTCCGAGAGGATGTTGGTGGCCCCCATGGCGCGCAGGTCGCCAATCAGTCGCTCGAAAGAGGAATAGCGCACGGTGACCGCGTCGACATCGACGACCGGCATTGCAAGCCCCGCATTCGTCAGCAGCTGGGTAAGCGACGCAGGATCGATGCGCGGGTGGACATGCGGCGCGCCGTGTCCGGTAGCCGCATCGGCCTGCGCCATGCAGGCGCGCAGAAGCGGCAGGCTGTCGCCGCCAGACATGGCGCCGATAAGCAGGCCACCTTCGCGCAAGGCGAAGCGCAAGCGGGCGAGCGCTTCGGGAAGGGCTTCGATCGTATCGAGCGTACCGAGCGAAACGACCAGATCGAAGGAGCCGGGTTCGACATCCAGCGTATCTTCGCTCGCGACCTCGCCCGAACTGGCCTTTTCCAGCATCGGTGAGGGATCGATTGTCTCGACATGGGCAGCACGGTTGGCGAGGCGCGCTCTCCATTCGGGGTTGAGGACACCTGAAAGAAGCACGCGGTCGAACTGCCGGTCGACGAGATCGAGCCGATCCATGATGTCGGCGAAAGCGCGGTCGTGGAGAAAAGTTTCGGGGCCGACGCGATACGCGCGGTCGCGGCGCATGGCGCGTAGGGAAGAATCGAACAGGCCCGGCATGTCGTGGCGGCTTGTGAAACAGGCGGCATCGGGCGACAAGGGGGCAATGCAATTGGCCCCAACACGTATCTTGCTCGATTTCGCACTGCCGCCGCGGTGCGCGGGCTGCGGCTCGATCGTCGAGGAGGTGGGACGCTTTTGCAGCGAATGCTGGGGGCAGGTCGATTGGCTGGTCGCCGGGGTCTGCGAGCGTTGCGGCATCCCCCTGGAGGGGCCCGAGGATGCCGAGTGCGGTGCGTGCGTAGCCGCGCCGCCGCGCTTCGACCGGCTGCGTGCTGCCACGCTGTACGATGACGTCTCGCGCGATCTGGCGCTCCGGCTCAAGCATGGGCGGCAGGTGGCGTTGGCCAAGACGATGGCCCTGTCGATGCGTCGTCAGCTTCGTGATTATGATCGGGGTGAACGCCCGATCCTGTTGCCGGTCCCGCTACATCGTTGGCGCCTGTGGCGGCGCGGCTTCAACCAGGCGGGGCTGCTGGCACGAGAGATTTCGCGCCTGTCGCACATCGATTGGTCACCCGATCACCTATTCAGGCGCAAGCGTACGCCGGCGCTTGGCGGACTTAATCGTAAGCAACGTGCGCGAACGGTCAGCGGTGCTTTTTCCGTCGAGGATGGCGCATCATTGAACGATCGCACCGTTATCCTCGTTGACGATGTCTATACGACCGGTTCGACAATCGAGGCCTGTGTGAAGGCCTTGCGCAAGGCGAAACCGGGAAAAATTGAAGCAATTGTGTGGGCGCGCGTATCGCGGCCACGGTATGTGGAGTAAGCATGGCACAAGTTGAAATCTACACGAAGATGTTCTGCGGGTTTTGCGTGCGAGCAAAAGAGTTGCTCAAGCGCAAGGAGATCGAGTTCACCGAATATGGCGTCGATGGCGGCGGACCCAAGAAGGACGAGATGGTCGAGCGGGCAGGAGGGCGCACGACCGTTCCCCAAATCTTCATCGGCAACAAACATGTCGGTGGCTGTGACGAGCTGATGGCGCTCGAGCGTGAAGGCAAACTCGACACGCTGTTGGCCCGCGCCTGATGCCTAAGGTCGCGCTCTTCCAGGCGACGAGCGGGATCGACCCGGCCGAGAACGCACGCGACCTGGTCGCAGCGATCGACGAGGCGGCCGAGCACGGTGCCGCCATGCTTTTCACCCCGGAAATGTCGGGGATGCTCGATGGTGACCGAGCGCGGGCGGCATCGAACATCCGGACCGAGCAAGAGGACACGGTGCTGGCGGAGGTGTGCGAGGCAGCGGCGCGGCGCGGCATCTGGGTGCATCTTGGGTCATTGGCACTCGATCGCGGTGATGGTCGCTGGGCCAACCGCGCCTTCGTGATCGATCGCACGGGGACCGTGCGGGGACGCTATGACAAAATGCATCTGTTCGACGTCGATCTACCGACGGGGGAAAGCTGGCGGGAGAGCGCCGTCTACAAAGGCGGCGAGGGACCTGTGCTGGTCGAAGGTACGCCGGTCGGGACGCTGGGTCTTACCATTTGCTACGATCTGCGCTTTCCCTCGCTGTTTGCGCATCTTGCCGAAGCGGGTGCCGATGTCATCGCGGTTCCCGCCGCCTTCACCGTCCCGACGGGCCAAGCGCATTGGCACACCTTGTTGAGGGCGCGCGCGATCGAGGCGGGCTTGTTCATCGTCGCTGCAGCGCAGGTCGGCGAACATGCCGATGGGCGGGCGACTTATGGGCATAGCCTGGCCGTCGACCCGTGGGGAGAAGTGCTGCTCGACATGGAGAAGGCGAAGGGTGTTGGCTTCGTCGACATCGATCTGGCGCGTATCGAAGAGGTTCGGTCGCGGGTGCCCGCATTGTCGCATCGACGCGACATCGTCGCGCCAAGCGATTGAACATGGCCTAAAAACCACCTATTTGCGCCCTTCATGGCTGCGTAGCTCAGTTGGATAGAGCGACGGTTTCCTAAACCGCAGGTCGCAGGTTCGAGTCCTGCCGTGGCCACCATTTAATAACGATTCCAAGGGGTTCTTTGCATGGCTGATGAGCAGACACCGGCCGCCGGCGATCTTGTGAGCGCACCTGCGAAGATCGATGTGCCAAGCGAGGTGCAGGATGCGATCCGCACCTTGATCCGCTGGGCGGGCGATGATCCGGAGCGTGAAGGCTTGCTGGACACGCCCAAGCGGGTGGCGCGGGCATGGGCTGAATACGCCAAAGGCTATAACGAGGATCCTGCAGCCCATTTGTCGCGCACCTTCGAGGAGGTGGGCGGCTATGACGAGATCGTGCTGTTGAAAGATATTCCCTTCCAGTCGCACTGCGAGCACCACATGGCACCGATCATCGGCAAGGCGGCCATCGCCTATCTACCAGGCGACAAGGTCGTGGGGATTTCCAAGCTGGCGCGGGTGCTGCACGGTTTCGCGCGGCGGTTGCAAGTGCAGGAGCGGCTTACTGCGCAGGTCGCAGACTGCATTTGGGAGCACCTTGACCCCAAGGGTGTGGCGGTGGTGATCGAAGCCAGCCACGCATGCATGACCGCGCGCGGAGTCAATACGCCTGGCGTGATGATGACCACCAGTCGCATGATGGGGTGCTTTCGCGAGGATCATCGCAGCCGCGAAGAAGTTTTGGCGCTGATGGGATATTAAGCCCGAATGTCGGTCGGGCTTTCTTTTACGGCCAATACACCGTAGCGGGACATAGTTATGGATGCGTCTTTATCCGAATGGAAGCCATTGCTTCGCCACGATTTTTGCGGCGATGAGAATGATAGCGCGCGCGTAGCTGTTCTAGAGCGATATGATATCCCCAGTCTGGAGGATGATCCTGAACTCAACGCGCTGCGGGCATTTGCGGCCAAGTTGTGCGACGCGCCTATCGCGCTCGTGACGCTCGTCGATACGGACACGCAGAAATTCTTGTCGCGTCAGGGCCTGGCGTCGACGTCGACCCCGCGATCGGTGAGCTTTTGCCAGTACGCGATGGTCGATGACGATATTTATATCGTGGACGATGCCAGCACACACCCGGATTATCGCGACAATCCACTGGTTACTGGCGAGCCCTATATCCGCTTTTATGCCGGTGCACCTTTGGTATCGGAGGAAGGCGCGCCGCTGGGTAGTCTTTGCATCATTGATCGAGAAGCGCGAAATGGCCTGTCCGAGCTGCAGCGCGACGGGCTCAAAGTGCTGGCCGATGCGGTCATGCGGCGCCTGACGGCGCGCCGGCGCGAGATCGAGAAGACTGCAGGCGAAATCGAATCCGAACGCTTGCTAGACCAAACCCAGCGTCAGTTCGACAACCTTGCCGATGCCCTGCCGCAAATGGCCTGGTCGACCGATGCCGATGGTATCCCTGATTATTTCAATCAGCGCTGGTATGACTTCACCGGTATCGAAAAAGGTGAGTATTTCAGCGCCAATTGGCTGGAATTGGTACACGAGGACGACCGCCAGCGTGCCAGCGAAGTGTGGAAGGCGGCGGTGACGACCGGGGAGCCATACGAAGTCGAATATCGGCTGCGCACTGCCGATGGCGAGTATCGCTGGACGCTTGCCCGCGGCCTCCCGGTGCGAGACGACAATGGCAACATCGTGCGGTGGTTTGGCAGCAATACGGATATTCACGAGACGAGCCTCCTGATGGAGAGCCAGCGCCTGCTGAGCCAGGAACTGAGCCACCGCATCAAGAATATCTTCAGCGTCGTGTCCGGCCTGGTAAGCTTTGCGAGCCGCGACAATCCGGAGATCAAGGGTATCGCTGCCGAGATCAGCGATCGCATCGCGGCCCTTGGACGAGCTCATAATTATGTGCGACCGGTCGCCGACGAACCCGCATCGGAAATTACGCTGAAAGACATGCTGGACGATCTTTTCGCGCCGTACGCAGAAGACGGGGTGCCGCGCGTGGAAGTCGCAGGCGCCGAGATCGTCATTCGGGAATCGGCGGTGACGCCGCTGGCGCTCGCATTCCACGAACTGGCGACCAACGCCGTCAAATATGGCGCGCTGTCGCTGCCGGAAGGGCGCGTGTCGCTCAAGATCGAGGATGACGGCGACGCCTTGGTCATGGAGTGGCGCGAATCCGGTGGGCCGCAGCTTGACGACGTACCGCATGAAGGGGGGTTCGGTACCGATCTCCTTGGGCTGAGCATCGAGCGGCAGTTACGCGGGTCGGTTGAGCGGGAATGGAAGCCCGAAGGGCTTGTCGCGACATTGCGGGTGCAAGCCGACGCTATCAAGGCATAGAGACGTCATCGGCGGTTAACCCGATCCTTACGCTGTGTCCCTATTGGTGGGACGCGCAAGAAAGGGCCTGGTGTGGGTGGACTGATCGACACGATAGGATCAATGATGGTGACGGGGTTGGCGTTGGCCTTCTTCTTCGGCGTTGCCTATCGGATCATGCATAATAGCGGGGCGAACTGGCGCCAGTTTT
This window contains:
- a CDS encoding carbon-nitrogen hydrolase family protein; amino-acid sequence: MPKVALFQATSGIDPAENARDLVAAIDEAAEHGAAMLFTPEMSGMLDGDRARAASNIRTEQEDTVLAEVCEAAARRGIWVHLGSLALDRGDGRWANRAFVIDRTGTVRGRYDKMHLFDVDLPTGESWRESAVYKGGEGPVLVEGTPVGTLGLTICYDLRFPSLFAHLAEAGADVIAVPAAFTVPTGQAHWHTLLRARAIEAGLFIVAAAQVGEHADGRATYGHSLAVDPWGEVLLDMEKAKGVGFVDIDLARIEEVRSRVPALSHRRDIVAPSD
- a CDS encoding methyltransferase domain-containing protein — encoded protein: MSPDAACFTSRHDMPGLFDSSLRAMRRDRAYRVGPETFLHDRAFADIMDRLDLVDRQFDRVLLSGVLNPEWRARLANRAAHVETIDPSPMLEKASSGEVASEDTLDVEPGSFDLVVSLGTLDTIEALPEALARLRFALREGGLLIGAMSGGDSLPLLRACMAQADAATGHGAPHVHPRIDPASLTQLLTNAGLAMPVVDVDAVTVRYSSFERLIGDLRAMGATNILSERPRKPLHRAALAAAKAHFAKQAASDGKSEERFDILHFMGWAPPLAQNGN
- a CDS encoding PAS domain-containing protein, which codes for MDASLSEWKPLLRHDFCGDENDSARVAVLERYDIPSLEDDPELNALRAFAAKLCDAPIALVTLVDTDTQKFLSRQGLASTSTPRSVSFCQYAMVDDDIYIVDDASTHPDYRDNPLVTGEPYIRFYAGAPLVSEEGAPLGSLCIIDREARNGLSELQRDGLKVLADAVMRRLTARRREIEKTAGEIESERLLDQTQRQFDNLADALPQMAWSTDADGIPDYFNQRWYDFTGIEKGEYFSANWLELVHEDDRQRASEVWKAAVTTGEPYEVEYRLRTADGEYRWTLARGLPVRDDNGNIVRWFGSNTDIHETSLLMESQRLLSQELSHRIKNIFSVVSGLVSFASRDNPEIKGIAAEISDRIAALGRAHNYVRPVADEPASEITLKDMLDDLFAPYAEDGVPRVEVAGAEIVIRESAVTPLALAFHELATNAVKYGALSLPEGRVSLKIEDDGDALVMEWRESGGPQLDDVPHEGGFGTDLLGLSIERQLRGSVEREWKPEGLVATLRVQADAIKA
- a CDS encoding acetyl-CoA carboxylase carboxyltransferase subunit alpha; protein product: MLTYLDFERPIAELENRIADLRKTADNGEVDVEQEIRRLEVKTKKLLRDTYSKLTPWQKAQVARHPERPHFKNYVEGLTEEFIPLAGDRAFADDQAIVGGLATIDGRKVVLMGHEKGDDTASRLKHNFGMAKPEGYRKAIRLMKLADRFGLPVVTLVDTPGAFPGVQAEERGQAEAIARATEQCLELKVPMVSVIVGEGGSGGAVAIAAANKVLMFEHAIYSVISPEGCASILWRTSDKAADAAEAMRITAKHLKELGVIDRIVKEPLGGAHRDPAKAISRLKDAVLEEVDALSGMDEREILSQRRSKFLEMA
- a CDS encoding ComF family protein, which codes for MQLAPTRILLDFALPPRCAGCGSIVEEVGRFCSECWGQVDWLVAGVCERCGIPLEGPEDAECGACVAAPPRFDRLRAATLYDDVSRDLALRLKHGRQVALAKTMALSMRRQLRDYDRGERPILLPVPLHRWRLWRRGFNQAGLLAREISRLSHIDWSPDHLFRRKRTPALGGLNRKQRARTVSGAFSVEDGASLNDRTVILVDDVYTTGSTIEACVKALRKAKPGKIEAIVWARVSRPRYVE
- a CDS encoding Flp family type IVb pilin, translating into MDTIRIFFRAMRRDERGATAIEYGLIAALIVLAMMGGLRALGGGSDGMWTKVADEATNIL
- the grxC gene encoding glutaredoxin 3; this translates as MAQVEIYTKMFCGFCVRAKELLKRKEIEFTEYGVDGGGPKKDEMVERAGGRTTVPQIFIGNKHVGGCDELMALEREGKLDTLLARA
- a CDS encoding tyrosine-type recombinase/integrase: MMAAEAGASANTIAAYRADLERTAEAISGPIGEADSDALSGLGASWSHLAASTVARRAASLRRFYGFLFDEGLRDDDPSAALPRPKLSRPLPRILDPDEVERMFAAIEDRAASGQPLALRNLALLELLYGSGLRATELVSLPRAALLRREQPFLILRGKGGKERLVPISDRARAAVDAWLEHCPDGKWLFPGGKAHLSRVRLFQLVRAMAAEAGIAPERVSPHVLRHAFATHLLAGGADLRALQALLGHADIATTQIYTHVDSTRLVELVNQRHPLANR
- a CDS encoding shikimate kinase, which codes for MTKSLLQRLDRPVVLVGLMGAGKSTIGRRLAKRLDLPFVDSDDAIIDASGYTPTEIFERFGEEDFRDGERRVVARLIDEGDIQVIATGGGAYTDEQTRKLLNERAITVWLDAEIDILAERTRRPDTRPLLKGDVKQRKRILADLADKRRDDYANAHLHVRSGKGAHDVVVDAIVDALTEHLDGQ
- a CDS encoding M48 family metalloprotease, whose protein sequence is MRRAALMMSVAALAVASCATPVADPTISQTEFQRANEQHEAIVAEFGGAVGGSKAAYVEQVGDRVAVYSGTPNAAAAYKFTTLNSAVENAFAIPGGRIYITRQLMGLMNDEAELAFVLGHEVGHIAADHAQLRQATAQRNSILGVLGAIVGGVVGGDVGSLIARGSQYGTQLRTLSYSRDQEYESDTLGIGYMTQAGYDPDAGADMLAVLDRSTKLQARLQGRENRTTPEWARTHPLSENRVARAAQLADQVANAPQTRNRDAFLGQIDGMYFDDDPAQGIIDGRTFTHPDLRLRFQVPTGFQMQNSTRQVGISGSSGQAIFSLAQYNGNLDQYVVQVMRGIAGQQANIQVPQPRRTTVNGIPAAYSTARVNTQNGAVDLSVFAYEFSNDRAYHFATITRAGQGLQPFSSMVGSLQRLSAQQAAAVRPRVIDVYTVRSGDTIQSLARRMAYNDYQVERFASLNGLATNQQLRAGQKVKLIVYGRR
- the folE gene encoding GTP cyclohydrolase I FolE is translated as MADEQTPAAGDLVSAPAKIDVPSEVQDAIRTLIRWAGDDPEREGLLDTPKRVARAWAEYAKGYNEDPAAHLSRTFEEVGGYDEIVLLKDIPFQSHCEHHMAPIIGKAAIAYLPGDKVVGISKLARVLHGFARRLQVQERLTAQVADCIWEHLDPKGVAVVIEASHACMTARGVNTPGVMMTTSRMMGCFREDHRSREEVLALMGY